In Alosa alosa isolate M-15738 ecotype Scorff River chromosome 23, AALO_Geno_1.1, whole genome shotgun sequence, a single window of DNA contains:
- the rab21 gene encoding ras-related protein Rab-21 produces the protein MAAGGAGGNNKTYSFKVVLLGEGCVGKTSLVLRYCENKFNDKHITTLQASFLTKKLNITGKRVNLAIWDTAGQERFHALGPIYYRDSNGAILVYDITDEDSFQKVKNWVKELRKMLGNEICLCIVGNKTDLEKERHVSLEEAEGYAESVGAKHYHSSAKLNKGIEELFLDLCKRMMDMAQAEERAKGNGASQSGNVRRGVQIVDDEPQAATPAGGCCSSG, from the exons ATGGCGGCTGGCGGAGCGggaggcaataataaaacatattctttCAAGGTGGTTTTGTTAGGAGAGGGTTGTGTTGGCAAGACGTCACTGGTATTACGatattgtgaaaataaattcaaCGACAAACACATCACCACTCTCCAG GCGTCCTTTCTCACAAAGAAACTCAACATCACAGGGAAGAGAGTCAATCTCGCAATCTGG GACACAGCTGGTCAGGAGAGGTTTCACGCACTAGGACCCATCTACTATAGAGACTCCAATGGGGCCATATTAGTATATGACATCACAGACGAGGACTCTTTCCAGAAG GTGAAGAATTGGGTGAAAGAATTAAGGAAAATGTTGGGGAATGAAATTTGTTTATGTATAGTCG GTAACAAAACAgacctggaaaaagagaggcACGTGTCCCTGGAAGAAGCAGAAGG GTATGCAGAGTCAGTTGGAGCCAAACACTATCATTCATCAGCCAAGTTAAATAAAGGCATTGAAGAACTCTTTCTCGACCTTTGTAAAA gaatgATGGACATGGCCCAAGCAGAGGAGCGGGCCAAGGGAAACGGCGCAAGTCAGTCGGGGAACGTGCGGAGAGGCGTCCAGATTGTCGACGACGAGCCACAGGCGGCCACGCCTGCGGGAGGTTGCTGCTCATCTGGCTAA
- the lig4 gene encoding DNA ligase 4 has protein sequence MEENSSPVDSVAGHVPFIHLCSTLEKIQRARTRPDKVKILQDFMDSWRKFHAALHKAKDVTGDSFYPAMRLIVPSFERERMAYGIKENMLAKLYIDVLGLPQNGPEAKKLLNYRAPTTSQEESGDFAGMAYFVLKKRCDSEGELTIKQVNDFLDSVAIHNAKKQKDQVKKNLLHLITQSSALEQKWLIRMILKDMKLGVSKETVLQAFHRDGPELYNVTTDLNKVCKQLHDPTVSLSEVSIGLFSAFKPMLAAVTNIKQVEKQIAGKMLFIETKLDGERIQLHKDGDVYKYYTRNSFEYSQQFGTSPLEGSLTPFIHNIFKPHVVQCILDGEMMAYNPTTETMTQKGSKFDIKRLMEDSELQACFCVFDILLLNDQKFANEPLKKRQEILPTVVTPVKGRIQLVSRVEARTTQEVVNALNEAIDNREEGIMVKDPLSIYKPDKRGEGWLKIKPEYVDGLMDELDLLIVGGYWGKGRRGGMMSHFLCAVAETPPAGEKPSVFHTLCRIGSGYTMKELYDLGLKLAKHWKVYRKNDPPAAILCATEKPEVYIEPSKSVIIQVKAAEIVSSDMYKTNCTLRFPRIEKIREDKEWHQCMTLDELSQYRCKASGKLASRHFHIQEGQPDAKKRKKIVPKPKKQVGIIDHFRSQDLSAISKETDMFEDVEFCVINGTEEHSKAELERGVARCGGIIVQNPGKDTYCIIAGVENMRVKNLISSDQHDVVWASWLLECLDQKQVVPWQPRHMIHMSPSTREHFAQEYDAYGDSYFVDTDTQQLREVFSRISTSNLQELSVGDVQEKYGWEDLPTSMFRPFTAYIDRCTDIKDPKSVILGSCLDTCALEFRFHGGTVEQKLLEGVSHVIVAEETRILEFRVLRRLFKKKFKIVEQTWVTDSIKAGHLQNDNDYLK, from the coding sequence ATGGAAGAGAACTCAAGTCCAGTGGATTCTGTGGCGGGCCATGTCCCATTCATTCACCTGTGTTCTACTCTTGAAAAGATCCAGAGAGCAAGAACACGACCAGACAAAGTAAAAATTTTGCAGGACTTCATGGATTCATGGAGAAAATTCCACGCTGCCCTTCATAAAGCAAAAGATGTGACTGGTGACTCATTCTACCCTGCTATGCGGCTCATTGTCCCTTCTTTTGAACGGGAGAGGATGGCTTACGGAATCAAGGAGAATATGTTGGCAAAGCTCTACATCGACGTTTTGGGTCTTCCACAGAATGGGCCAGAGGCAAAAAAACTTCTCAACTACCGTGCTCCGACAACTtcccaggaagagagtggggaTTTTGCGGGCATGGCATACTTTGTCTTAAAGAAACGCTGTGATAGCGAGGGGGAACTAACAATAAAGCAAGTGAATGACTTTCTGGATTCTGTCGCAATACACAATGCCAAAAAGCAGAAAGACCAGGTGAAGAAGAACCTCCTCCATCTGATCACCCAGAGTTCTGCCTTGGAGCAGAAGTGGCTGATCCGTATGATCTTGAAAGACATGAAGCTTGGGGTCAGCAAGGAAACAGTGCTTCAGGCCTTCCATAGAGATGGCCCCGAGCTCTACAATGTAACCACTGACTTGAACAAGGTGTGTAAGCAGCTCCATGACCCAACGGTGTCCTTGAGTGAGGTCTCTATTGGACTCTTCTCTGCCTTTAAGCCAATGCTGGCAGCTGTTACCAACATCAAGCAGGTGGAAAAACAGATTGCAGGCAAAATGCTTTTCATTGAGACAAAGCTTGATGGAGAACGCATCCAGCTGCACAAAGATGGAGACGTTTATAAATATTACACACGGAACTCCTTTGAGTACTCTCAACAGTTTGGTACTTCACCACTTGAGGGCTCCCTCACACCTTTCATTCACAATATTTTTAAGCCTCATGTAGTGCAGTGTATCCTGGATGGTGAGATGATGGCCTACAACCCAACAACTGAGACAATGACGCAAAAAGGTAGCAAATTTGACATCAAGAGGTTAATGGAGGACTCCGAGTTACAAGCTTGCTTCTGTGTCTTTGACATCCTACTCCTCAATGACCAGAAATTTGCAAATGAGCCATTGAAAAAGCGTCAAGAGATTCTTCCGACCGTTGTTACACCGGTGAAAGGTCGGATCCAGCTAGTCTCCAGAGTCGAGGCCAGAACCACACAGGAGGTAGTTAATGCACTCAACGAAGCCATTGACAATCGTGAAGAAGGCATCATGGTCAAAGACCCTTTGTCGATCTACAAACCAGACAAGCGGGGGGAGGGATGGCTGAAAATCAAGCCGGAGTATGTAGATGGCCTGATGGATGAGCTGGACTTGTTAATAGTCGGTGGTTACTGGGGTAAAGGCAGACGAGGAGGAATGATGTCCCATTTCCTGTGTGCTGTAGCAGAAACACCCCCTGCAGGTGAGAAGCCATCAGTCTTCCATACTCTGTGCCGGATTGGCTCTGGCTACACTATGAAGGAGCTGTATGACCTTGGTCTGAAGTTGGCAAAACATTGGAAGGTGTACCGAAAAAATGATCCACCAGCAGCCATCTTGTGTGCCACTGAGAAACCTGAGGTGTACATTGAACCGAGCAAGTCTGTTATCATTCAAGTCAAAGCAGCAGAGATTGTGAGCAGCGATATGTACAAGACTAACTGTACACTTCGCTTCCCTCGTATTGAGAAGATCCGGGAAGATAAGGAGTGGCACCAATGCATGACTTTGGATGAGCTGAGTCAATATCGATGTAAAGCTTCAGGAAAACTGGCCTCCAGGCACTTTCATATTCAGGAAGGACAACCTGATGCAAAAAAACGAAAGAAGATTGTTCCCAAGCCCAAGAAGCAGGTAGGCATTATTGACCATTTTAGATCTCAGGACTTGTCAGCCATTTCGAAAGAAACTGACATGTTTGAAGATGTAGAGTTCTGTGTGATTAATGGGACTGAGGAACACTCCAAGGCCGAGCTGGAGAGGGGTGTGGCGCGCTGTGGTGGAATCATTGTGCAAAATCCAGGGAAGGACACATACTGCATTATTGCAGGGGTGGAGAACATGCGGGTAAAGAACCTCATCTCTTCTGACCAGCATGATGTTGTCTGGGCCAGTTGGCTTCTAGAATGTCTGGACCAGAAACAGGTGGTGCCATGGCAACCAAGGCACATGATTCACATGTCCCCATCCACGCGGGAGCACTTTGCTCAGGAGTATGACGCTTATGGTGACAGCTACTTTGTggacacagatacacagcaACTAAGGGAGGTGTTTAGCAGGATCTCCACCTCAAACCTACAAGAACTTAGTGTAGGTGATGTGCAAGAGAAGTATGGCTGGGAAGATTTACCAACCAGTATGTTTAGGCCTTTTACAGCCTACATTGATCGCTGCACTGACATTAAAGATCCTAAGAGTGTTATCCTTGGATCTTGCTTGGATACATGTGCTCTTGAGTTCCGATTCCATGGGGGCACTGTGGAGCAGAAGCTTCTAGAAGGTGTGTCTCATGTCATTGTTGCCGAAGAGACAAGAATACTGGAATTTAGAGTGCTTCGAAGACTGTTTAAAAAGAAGTTTAAGATTGTTGAACAGACATGGGTGACGGACTCCATCAAAGCGGGACACCTGCAGAATGACAATGACTACCTGAAATGA